A stretch of Linepithema humile isolate Giens D197 chromosome 3, Lhum_UNIL_v1.0, whole genome shotgun sequence DNA encodes these proteins:
- the LOC136998772 gene encoding uncharacterized protein, which produces MHNNVSIRRNSHSSLSNSPEQNITRSHSRESLQENDKGEDAHALQVLTEIQLNTAKELTDSPAVPEQDQDIAKPESVLETEILEIFGDRLLPDRVLAPAVHKHFAVIWGDIIKKGLPTEERKNLLKKLPPPENCIFMDPPKLNPAVKKVLDNNIIKRDDRIIEKQEKVAASLAGVAEIIELILKLDPPEKKQHLELLNRVARILADLQHDETYIRRNLILMNIKQEFRDTLKDLPSDEWLFGKNLIDQIKDAKTLQQSSKDLKPVTKSQMEQDKGSKNSRGPPRRNQFRTNYNSRGGGHRTTYSRTQKPAYRSRSHYPKKEIPSQTGLKKSK; this is translated from the coding sequence ATGCATAACAATGTCTCTATACGGAGAAATAGTCATTCTTCCCTTAGTAATTCTCctgaacaaaatattacacgCTCTCATTCAAGGGAGTCGTTACAGGAGAATGACAAGGGCGAAGATGCTCACGCTTTGCAAGTTTTGACAGAAATTCAGCTGAATACAGCTAAGGAGTTGACAGACAGCCCAGCGGTACCAGAACAGGATCAGGATATAGCAAAACCAGAATCCGTATTAGAGACAGAAATCTTGGAGATCTTTGGAGACCGTCTCTTGCCTGATCGAGTTCTAGCACCGGCGGTGCATAAACATTTCGCCGTCATTTGGggtgatattattaaaaaaggtTTGCCaacggaagagagaaaaaatctTCTAAAGAAATTGCCCCCGCCAgagaattgtatatttatggACCCACCAAAGCTGAATCCGGCAGTTAAAAAGGTcttagataataatataataaaaagagatgACAGAATCATTGAGAAACAAGAAAAGGTGGCAGCGTCACTCGCCGGGGTAGCAGAAATCATTGAGTTGATCTTGAAATTAGATCCTCCAGAAAAGAAGCAACATTTAGAATTGCTGAATAGAGTTGCAAGAATACTCGCCGATTTGCAGCATGATGAAACATATATTCGCAGAAACTTAATCTTGATGAATATCAAACAAGAATTTAGAGATACTCTAAAGGACTTGCCATCGGACGAGTGGTTATTTGGAAAGAACTTAATTGACCAAATTAAGGATGCCAAGACATTGCAACAGTCATCAAAGGATTTGAAGCCAGTGACAAAATCACAGATGGAACAAGATAAAGGCTCAAAAAACTCCAGAGGCCCGCCTCGTCGAAATCAGTTCAGGACGAATTACAATTCAAGGGGGGGTGGGCACAGGACGACTTACTCGCGGACTCAGAAACCAGCCTATCGCAGCAGAAGTCATTATCCCAAGAAAGAGATCCCAAGCCAGACAGGCTTGAAAAAGAGCAAATAA